In Hyphomicrobium denitrificans 1NES1, one DNA window encodes the following:
- a CDS encoding DUF465 domain-containing protein: MAITAHLAELAEKHRALEERIDQVVARPGSDDIEIRRLKQEKLKLKDEMERLRRETRH, translated from the coding sequence ATGGCGATTACGGCTCATCTTGCAGAACTCGCGGAAAAGCACCGGGCCCTTGAAGAACGGATCGATCAAGTGGTCGCACGTCCAGGTTCGGACGACATCGAGATCCGGCGATTGAAGCAAGAGAAGTTGAAACTAAAAGACGAGATGGAACGGTTGAGGCGCGAAACGCGCCACTAG
- a CDS encoding acyl-CoA synthetase, protein MSNPFEQNLAKNSANYQQLTPLSFLARTAIAAPNHTAIIHGKARISYADFYKRCRQLASALSMRGIGPGDTISVVLANTPAMLEAHFGVAMTGAVLHTINTRLDAAVVAFQLDHAGTKLLITDREFSATVKAALALAKIQPIVIDYDDPEFPQTGEALSAEDYEAFVSGGDPNFDWRWPEDEWEAISLNYTSGTTGNPKGVVYHHRGAALMCYANTISTGMTRFPVYLWTLPMFHCNGWCFPWSVTLAQGTHVCLRWVRAKAMYDAIVDHKVTHLSGAPIVMATLLNAAPDEKRPISHVVAFNHAAAPPPAAVIAAMTDAGFELTHLYGLTETYGPATINEWDPSWNDLSAPERSAKRIRQGIRYVALEGLTVMDPETMTEVPADGETLGEVMFRGNIVMKGYLKNEKATEEAFAGGWFHSGDLGVLHPDGYIQLKDRSKDIIISGGENISSIEVEEVLYKHPSVAFCAVVAKPDEKWGETPCAFIELRAGASATEAEILEWCRQGLARYKVPRHVVFAEVPKTSTGKIQKFKLREMAKDA, encoded by the coding sequence GTGTCGAACCCTTTTGAACAAAACCTTGCGAAAAACTCCGCCAACTATCAGCAGCTGACGCCGCTCTCGTTCCTGGCCCGTACGGCCATTGCAGCGCCTAATCACACCGCGATCATTCACGGCAAGGCGCGCATCTCGTACGCCGATTTCTACAAGCGCTGCCGTCAGCTCGCGAGCGCGCTTTCGATGCGCGGCATCGGTCCGGGCGATACGATTTCAGTTGTGCTCGCGAATACGCCCGCGATGCTCGAAGCGCACTTCGGCGTGGCGATGACGGGTGCCGTTCTCCATACGATCAACACGCGACTCGATGCGGCCGTCGTCGCGTTCCAACTCGATCATGCGGGCACGAAGCTGCTCATAACCGACCGCGAATTTTCGGCTACGGTGAAGGCGGCGCTGGCGCTCGCGAAAATCCAGCCCATCGTCATCGACTATGACGATCCGGAATTTCCGCAGACGGGCGAAGCGCTCTCCGCGGAGGATTACGAAGCCTTCGTTTCGGGCGGCGACCCCAATTTCGACTGGCGCTGGCCGGAAGATGAATGGGAAGCGATCTCGCTCAACTATACGTCGGGCACGACGGGCAACCCGAAAGGCGTCGTCTATCACCACCGTGGCGCGGCGCTGATGTGTTATGCGAACACAATCTCGACCGGAATGACGCGGTTTCCCGTGTATCTCTGGACACTGCCGATGTTCCACTGCAACGGCTGGTGCTTTCCCTGGTCGGTGACGCTGGCGCAGGGCACGCATGTTTGCCTTCGCTGGGTGCGGGCCAAGGCCATGTATGACGCCATCGTCGACCATAAGGTGACGCATCTTTCGGGCGCGCCGATCGTGATGGCCACGCTGCTCAACGCAGCGCCGGACGAGAAGCGTCCGATCTCGCACGTCGTTGCCTTCAATCATGCTGCCGCGCCGCCGCCTGCCGCCGTGATCGCGGCGATGACCGACGCCGGCTTCGAGCTGACGCATCTCTACGGCCTGACCGAAACCTATGGTCCCGCGACGATCAACGAGTGGGATCCGTCGTGGAATGATCTTTCGGCGCCGGAGCGGAGCGCCAAGCGCATTCGCCAAGGCATTCGCTACGTCGCGCTCGAAGGGCTGACCGTGATGGATCCCGAGACGATGACGGAAGTTCCGGCCGACGGTGAGACGCTCGGTGAAGTCATGTTCCGAGGCAACATCGTCATGAAGGGATACCTCAAGAACGAGAAAGCGACCGAGGAGGCCTTTGCCGGGGGTTGGTTCCATTCCGGCGATCTCGGCGTGCTACATCCCGACGGCTACATTCAGCTCAAGGATCGCTCCAAGGACATCATCATTTCGGGCGGCGAGAACATCTCGTCGATCGAGGTCGAGGAGGTCCTTTACAAGCACCCGAGCGTCGCGTTCTGCGCGGTCGTCGCCAAGCCCGACGAGAAGTGGGGCGAGACGCCGTGTGCCTTCATCGAGCTTCGCGCGGGCGCATCGGCCACAGAGGCCGAAATCCTCGAATGGTGCCGGCAGGGGCTGGCGCGCTACAAGGTTCCGCGCCATGTGGTATTTGCCGAAGTCCCGAAAACGTCGACCGGGAAGATTCAAAAGTTCAAACTTCGGGAAATGGCCAAGGATGCGTGA
- a CDS encoding DUF465 domain-containing protein has protein sequence MERRDERELREELVNLRAEHRKLDCEILSLEDNPLADQLLVKRLKKKKLVLKDRITQIEDKLLPDIIA, from the coding sequence ATGGAGCGGCGTGACGAACGCGAGCTCAGGGAAGAGTTGGTAAACTTGCGGGCCGAGCACAGAAAGCTCGACTGCGAGATCCTGTCTCTTGAAGATAATCCTTTGGCTGACCAACTCCTTGTCAAACGGCTGAAGAAAAAGAAGCTCGTCCTCAAAGACCGCATCACGCAGATCGAAGACAAGCTGCTTCCCGATATCATCGCCTAA
- a CDS encoding cisplatin damage response ATP-dependent DNA ligase has protein sequence MRAFARLLDCLVYTQSRNRKIALLGHYFRSAPDPDRGWALAALTDGVPIRLPLRRMLSDLVGRFIDPVLYQLSRDYVGDTAETVALLWPDHPVDFSPVQTGTPTGTPTPDPSPQGGGELSGGRSSRSDENHQPRQGARTASGKARGERAIGAPVQLSLDLTPTPNPSPRGGGELSGGSFLHAVDGDVRQQDGTRSASPLPSTGRGRGWGDVGHNSGAEPAHLSLGNVINEMSSGTTAERTERLGLLLNELDASGRWALLKLLGGAPRVGVSARLARTALAASYRRDLSEIEEVWHALEPPYLDLFAWLDGKAERPDPGAKPVFRPVMLAHPIEEEDWPKLAPEDFVAEWKWDGIRVQIAARGGDVRMFSRQGDDISPAFPEIRSAFHGHDCVVDGELLIMRDGEIAPFNDLQQRLNRKAVTAKMMAGYPPHVRLYDLLFDGHEDLRALPFSERRARLETWHARHHPRLTDVSPLVAFETFEDLNVLWSSSRAEGIEGLMLKRRDSVYQAGRIKGQWFKWKRAALTLDCVLMYAQRGSGKRSSYYSDYTFGVWQDDEEEGRQLVPVGKAYCGFTDEELLELDRWIRNNTVETFGPVRAVEPGIVFEVAFDAVHSSTRHKSGVAMRFPRIHRIRWDKPAAEADTLETVKRLLNAGNGTGEVTLPTADG, from the coding sequence ATGCGCGCCTTCGCTCGCCTGCTCGATTGCCTCGTCTACACGCAAAGCCGCAACCGCAAGATCGCACTGCTCGGCCACTATTTCCGGTCGGCGCCCGATCCTGATCGGGGATGGGCTCTGGCGGCGCTAACGGACGGAGTCCCAATTCGCCTGCCGTTGCGGCGCATGCTGAGCGATCTCGTCGGCCGTTTCATCGATCCGGTTCTTTATCAATTGTCTCGCGATTACGTTGGCGACACGGCTGAGACCGTTGCGCTGCTGTGGCCGGATCATCCGGTGGACTTTTCGCCGGTACAGACAGGCACCCCCACAGGCACCCCCACCCCTGACCCCTCCCCGCAAGGCGGAGGGGAATTGAGCGGTGGCCGCTCATCTCGTTCGGACGAAAATCATCAACCGCGCCAAGGTGCTCGCACCGCCTCAGGGAAGGCACGGGGTGAGAGGGCAATAGGAGCACCGGTGCAGCTGTCGCTTGATCTTACCCCCACCCCTAACCCCTCCCCGCGAGGGGGAGGGGAATTAAGCGGAGGCTCCTTCCTTCATGCTGTGGATGGGGACGTTCGACAGCAGGATGGTACTCGCTCCGCTTCTCCCCTCCCCTCGACGGGGAGGGGTCGCGGGTGGGGTGATGTGGGGCACAATTCCGGTGCGGAGCCCGCGCATCTGTCGCTTGGCAATGTCATCAACGAGATGTCGAGCGGGACGACGGCGGAACGCACAGAGCGTCTTGGTTTGCTTCTGAACGAACTTGATGCGTCGGGCCGTTGGGCACTCCTGAAACTTCTTGGCGGAGCGCCGCGTGTCGGCGTTTCGGCGCGTCTCGCCCGCACCGCGCTTGCAGCGAGCTACCGCCGCGACCTGTCCGAGATCGAGGAAGTCTGGCACGCGCTGGAGCCGCCTTATCTCGACCTTTTCGCGTGGCTCGATGGCAAAGCGGAACGTCCCGATCCCGGCGCGAAGCCCGTGTTCCGCCCCGTGATGCTCGCGCATCCCATCGAGGAGGAAGATTGGCCCAAACTCGCGCCCGAAGATTTCGTCGCCGAATGGAAATGGGACGGCATCCGCGTGCAGATCGCAGCGCGCGGTGGCGACGTGCGGATGTTCTCGCGCCAGGGCGACGATATTTCGCCAGCGTTCCCTGAAATCCGAAGCGCCTTCCACGGCCACGACTGCGTCGTCGACGGCGAACTCCTGATCATGCGCGATGGCGAGATCGCGCCTTTCAATGACTTACAGCAGCGCCTCAATCGCAAAGCGGTCACGGCGAAAATGATGGCAGGATACCCGCCGCATGTCCGGCTCTACGACCTTCTGTTCGACGGGCACGAGGATCTGCGCGCGTTGCCGTTCAGCGAGCGGCGGGCGCGCCTTGAGACCTGGCACGCGAGGCACCATCCGCGGCTGACCGACGTTTCGCCGCTCGTCGCATTCGAAACATTCGAGGACCTCAACGTGCTTTGGTCATCATCGCGAGCCGAGGGCATCGAAGGCTTGATGCTGAAGCGTCGCGATAGTGTCTATCAGGCGGGGCGCATCAAGGGCCAATGGTTCAAGTGGAAGCGCGCGGCACTGACACTCGATTGCGTTCTGATGTACGCGCAGCGCGGGTCCGGCAAGCGCTCGTCCTACTATTCGGACTACACGTTCGGAGTCTGGCAAGACGACGAGGAAGAAGGGCGCCAACTGGTACCCGTCGGCAAGGCCTATTGCGGTTTCACGGACGAAGAACTCTTGGAGCTCGACCGCTGGATCAGGAACAATACGGTTGAAACGTTCGGGCCTGTCCGCGCCGTCGAGCCGGGCATCGTGTTCGAAGTCGCGTTCGACGCGGTGCACTCCTCGACGCGGCACAAATCAGGCGTCGCGATGCGGTTCCCCCGCATTCATCGCATTCGCTGGGACAAACCTGCGGCCGAAGCCGACACTCTGGAGACGGTTAAGCGTCTCTTGAACGCCGGAAATGGCACTGGCGAAGTCACCTTACCGACTGCCGACGGTTGA
- a CDS encoding SRPBCC family protein, protein MTEAREKPNIEPFVISRTFDAPRELVFKAFTEVERLKHWWGPKGFKVIASTMDLRPGGEYHYGFQAPDGSAMWGKFVYREVAAPERIVFVNSFSDERGGIRRHPLNPEWPLEMLSTFLFEDAGSGRTKVTISWVPINESNAERKTFDEGRGSMTQGWTGTLEHLEHYLAGLKSHEAKA, encoded by the coding sequence ATGACGGAAGCCCGAGAAAAACCGAACATCGAGCCGTTCGTCATCTCACGCACATTCGACGCGCCGCGCGAACTCGTTTTCAAGGCCTTCACCGAAGTCGAGCGCTTGAAGCATTGGTGGGGTCCGAAGGGCTTCAAAGTCATTGCATCCACGATGGATCTACGACCCGGGGGCGAATACCACTATGGCTTTCAGGCTCCCGATGGCAGCGCAATGTGGGGCAAGTTCGTCTATCGCGAAGTCGCAGCGCCTGAACGTATCGTCTTCGTCAATTCGTTTTCCGACGAAAGGGGCGGCATCCGGCGTCATCCGCTAAACCCGGAATGGCCGCTCGAAATGCTGTCGACGTTTCTGTTCGAAGACGCAGGATCGGGCCGCACCAAGGTCACGATCAGCTGGGTGCCGATCAACGAAAGCAATGCAGAGCGCAAGACCTTCGACGAGGGTCGCGGAAGCATGACACAAGGCTGGACCGGCACGCTCGAACACCTCGAGCACTATCTTGCTGGGCTCAAGTCGCACGAGGCGAAAGCTTGA
- a CDS encoding SulP family inorganic anion transporter produces the protein MDTSTMVGTKRATPSLAELFAPKVLTVLREGYGMAAFRADAVAGLTVAIVALPLSMAIAIGSGLSPEKGLFTAVVGGFLISVLGGSRFQIGGPAGAFIVLIASIVERKGYDGLVLATAMAGLIMIAAGYLRFGTYIKYIPFPVTVGFTAGIAVIIFASQVKDMLGLDIAHEPAALIPKVEAIAAGIGSIRPATVFISILSIAIIVGVRRVRPNWPGMLIAVGVTAVLTALLHLDVATIGSRFGGVPRMLPAPHFPDVSLAKIQAAIPDAVSIALLGAIESLLSAVVADGMTGRKHRSNCELVAQGFGNFTAVMFGGMCVTGTIARTATNIRAGAHGPVSGMLHAAFVLLFMLVAAPLAVYIPLAGLGGVLAIVAWNMAEKREFASLMRSSRGDAAVLLATFLLTVFVDLTTAIAVGVTLGAFLFLHRMAEAVEVETGSALVADDMADSAEGDETELPRITNDGVMVYRISGAFFFGATATVGAVLDRIGAQPKTFVLDFSEVPLVDSTAAKSLEGFVKKLNRAGTTVYFTSTSKNIRRALLRAGLRKPLIHYVARIEDALAATRDDEALVGS, from the coding sequence ATGGACACCTCCACGATGGTTGGAACGAAGCGCGCTACGCCAAGCTTGGCGGAGCTCTTCGCGCCAAAGGTTTTGACGGTCTTGCGCGAAGGCTACGGGATGGCCGCGTTTCGGGCCGACGCAGTCGCCGGCCTCACGGTAGCGATCGTCGCGTTGCCGCTGTCGATGGCCATTGCGATCGGTTCTGGGCTGTCCCCCGAAAAGGGATTGTTCACGGCCGTCGTCGGCGGGTTCCTGATCTCTGTGCTTGGCGGCAGCCGCTTTCAGATCGGCGGCCCCGCCGGTGCCTTCATCGTCCTGATCGCGTCGATCGTCGAACGCAAAGGCTATGACGGCCTGGTGCTCGCAACGGCCATGGCCGGTCTCATCATGATCGCCGCGGGTTACTTGCGATTCGGAACATACATCAAATACATCCCATTTCCTGTGACGGTGGGGTTCACCGCAGGAATAGCCGTGATCATCTTCGCCAGTCAGGTGAAGGACATGCTGGGTCTCGACATTGCGCACGAGCCTGCAGCCCTGATCCCGAAGGTCGAGGCGATTGCCGCCGGCATCGGCTCGATCCGTCCAGCCACGGTTTTCATATCGATTCTGTCGATCGCCATCATTGTCGGGGTTCGGCGCGTCAGGCCGAATTGGCCAGGCATGCTCATCGCGGTCGGAGTGACGGCCGTCCTGACGGCGCTTTTGCATCTCGATGTCGCGACGATCGGATCGCGGTTCGGCGGCGTGCCGCGCATGCTGCCGGCGCCCCACTTCCCGGACGTGAGCCTCGCGAAGATCCAGGCCGCAATCCCCGATGCCGTCTCGATCGCGCTCCTCGGTGCCATCGAAAGCCTCCTTTCGGCCGTCGTCGCGGACGGCATGACCGGCCGCAAACACCGCTCGAACTGCGAACTCGTCGCCCAAGGCTTCGGAAACTTCACGGCCGTCATGTTCGGCGGCATGTGTGTGACAGGCACGATCGCGCGCACTGCGACCAACATTCGAGCCGGAGCGCACGGACCCGTTTCGGGAATGCTGCACGCCGCGTTCGTTCTGCTATTCATGTTGGTTGCGGCGCCGCTCGCCGTCTACATTCCGCTCGCCGGGCTCGGCGGCGTCCTCGCCATCGTCGCGTGGAATATGGCCGAGAAGCGCGAATTCGCGAGCCTGATGCGGTCGTCCCGTGGCGACGCGGCCGTGCTGCTTGCGACGTTCCTGCTGACGGTCTTCGTGGATTTGACGACCGCCATCGCCGTCGGCGTCACGCTCGGCGCATTTCTCTTTCTGCATCGCATGGCCGAAGCCGTTGAAGTCGAAACCGGCAGCGCGCTTGTCGCCGACGACATGGCGGATAGCGCCGAAGGCGATGAAACAGAGTTACCCCGCATCACCAACGATGGCGTCATGGTCTATCGGATTTCGGGCGCCTTCTTCTTCGGCGCGACGGCGACTGTCGGCGCCGTGCTCGACCGGATTGGGGCACAGCCGAAGACATTCGTGCTCGATTTCTCCGAGGTGCCGCTCGTCGACAGCACCGCCGCCAAATCCCTTGAAGGCTTCGTCAAGAAGCTCAACCGGGCAGGTACAACTGTATACTTTACGTCAACGAGCAAAAACATCCGCCGCGCATTGCTTCGCGCCGGTTTGAGAAAGCCGTTGATCCATTACGTGGCGCGGATCGAGGATGCACTCGCCGCCACTCGCGATGATGAGGCGCTGGTGGGAAGTTAG
- a CDS encoding helix-turn-helix domain-containing protein — protein sequence MITAAQMRAARALLGIDQQTLAERAGVSLPTIQRMEASEGDVRGVVDTLMKVVGAFDAAGIELISESTPSIGKGRGVRLKERAAAKTAIPSPGLVRKKRGLLRTSD from the coding sequence CTGATCACAGCTGCGCAGATGCGAGCCGCCAGGGCTCTTCTTGGCATCGACCAGCAGACGCTTGCCGAGCGGGCAGGCGTCTCATTGCCGACGATCCAGCGCATGGAAGCGAGTGAAGGCGATGTGCGTGGCGTCGTCGATACGCTGATGAAGGTCGTCGGCGCTTTCGACGCTGCAGGCATCGAACTGATCAGCGAGAGCACGCCGAGCATCGGAAAGGGCCGCGGCGTCCGCTTGAAGGAGCGCGCAGCCGCGAAGACGGCGATACCCTCGCCCGGGCTGGTCCGCAAAAAGCGAGGCTTGCTGCGCACATCAGATTGA
- the purE gene encoding 5-(carboxyamino)imidazole ribonucleotide mutase, giving the protein MSKAKPLVGIIMGSQSDWPTMKHAADILTELGVAFETKIVSAHRTPERLYSFAKSAKANGLKVIIAGAGGAAHLPGMTASMTTLPVLGVPVESKALKGQDSLYSIVQMPAGVPVGTLAIGEAGAKNAGLLAAQILALADNALAGRLDDWRRRHTSEVAETPTQG; this is encoded by the coding sequence ATGAGCAAAGCCAAGCCGCTTGTCGGCATCATCATGGGCAGCCAGTCGGATTGGCCGACCATGAAGCACGCTGCCGATATTCTGACTGAGCTCGGTGTCGCTTTCGAAACGAAGATCGTCTCGGCGCACCGGACACCGGAACGGCTTTACTCTTTCGCAAAGAGCGCGAAGGCGAATGGCCTCAAGGTTATTATCGCCGGGGCGGGCGGCGCGGCGCACCTGCCGGGCATGACCGCGTCCATGACGACGCTTCCCGTTCTCGGCGTGCCGGTCGAGAGCAAAGCACTCAAAGGGCAGGATAGCCTTTATTCGATCGTGCAGATGCCGGCCGGCGTGCCGGTCGGAACGCTCGCCATCGGCGAAGCGGGTGCGAAGAATGCCGGGCTGCTCGCGGCTCAGATTTTAGCGCTGGCGGATAACGCACTGGCGGGACGGCTCGATGACTGGCGCCGCCGACACACGTCGGAAGTCGCCGAGACGCCGACGCAAGGATGA
- a CDS encoding ligase-associated DNA damage response exonuclease: MTSLSPPVDTWLYPSEAGLYCEPGGFYIDPHRSVDRALITHGHSDHARSGHGAVLATRETIDIMKVRYGEHSAGAFEAQALGVPISINGVGVRLVPAGHILGSAQVVIEWAGKRAVISGDYKRAADPTCAPFELVPCDVFVTEATFALPVFRHEKAEHEVEKLLGSMAAEPDRTHLIGAYNLGKCQRMIRVIRDAGYTDPIYLHGAVIALTELYQRLGVDLGDVRPATTEDAKSLRGGIVMCPPSALGDRWARRFGDPVNAFASGWMRVRGRARQHGVELPLIVSDHVDWPELIATVTEVGAEEIWVTHGREDALVHYLAALGLKARALALVGRDEEAE, encoded by the coding sequence ATGACTTCGCTTTCTCCCCCCGTCGACACCTGGCTCTACCCGAGCGAGGCTGGTCTTTATTGCGAGCCCGGCGGATTTTACATCGACCCGCACCGCTCGGTTGACCGCGCCCTCATCACGCACGGCCATAGCGACCATGCGCGCTCGGGGCATGGCGCGGTGCTCGCGACACGTGAAACCATCGATATCATGAAGGTCCGCTACGGCGAGCATTCGGCCGGAGCCTTCGAAGCGCAAGCGCTCGGTGTGCCGATCTCGATCAACGGCGTCGGCGTGCGTCTCGTGCCTGCAGGACATATTCTCGGCTCGGCGCAAGTGGTCATCGAATGGGCGGGCAAGCGCGCCGTTATCTCGGGCGATTATAAGCGCGCAGCCGATCCGACGTGCGCGCCGTTCGAGCTGGTGCCGTGCGATGTTTTCGTCACCGAGGCGACGTTTGCACTGCCCGTGTTCCGTCACGAAAAAGCGGAGCATGAGGTCGAGAAGCTCCTGGGCTCGATGGCTGCGGAACCTGATCGCACGCATCTGATCGGCGCCTATAATCTCGGCAAATGCCAGCGCATGATCCGCGTCATTCGCGATGCGGGTTATACCGATCCGATCTATCTGCACGGCGCCGTCATTGCGCTGACCGAGCTTTACCAAAGGCTTGGCGTCGATCTCGGAGACGTACGACCGGCGACAACGGAAGATGCCAAGTCGCTACGCGGCGGCATCGTCATGTGCCCGCCGTCAGCGCTCGGAGACCGGTGGGCGCGACGCTTCGGCGATCCGGTCAATGCGTTTGCGAGCGGCTGGATGCGTGTGCGCGGCCGGGCGCGGCAACACGGTGTCGAGCTACCGCTGATCGTTTCCGATCATGTCGATTGGCCGGAACTGATCGCAACCGTGACGGAAGTCGGCGCGGAAGAAATCTGGGTGACGCACGGGCGCGAGGATGCACTTGTCCATTACCTCGCGGCGCTCGGCCTCAAAGCCCGCGCGCTAGCATTGGTCGGCCGCGACGAAGAGGCCGAATAG
- a CDS encoding catalase family peroxidase has translation MIFKRLVPAAILVAALSIPPSTSAHAEADAESLVDALNAIFGKHDGLRAAHTHGFCVKGSFTPTAEAASLSKAPHFNSKTPVNVIGRFSMGGGAPDASNAQKDNVRGLALHFDIGGGNTTDLVMISAPVFVAKDPDQFLTLLTTVATKDKDKIGAFFKANPNATRQAEWLNARPVPASYATVNYWGVHVFTLTNAEGKKQVIKYKALPVGGEVGLSDDEAKAKDPDFYRPELKERLAKGPAEFTLTAILGEPGDPADDPTAFWPEDQRKSVTLGTISITDFEDDKTCDAGIFDPTNIADGIEGPANDKIFPMRSAAYGVSFARRTK, from the coding sequence ATGATCTTCAAACGGCTCGTTCCTGCCGCGATTTTGGTCGCGGCTTTGTCGATTCCGCCCTCGACGTCCGCTCATGCGGAGGCGGATGCAGAAAGTCTGGTCGATGCTCTGAATGCGATCTTCGGCAAACACGATGGTCTTCGTGCCGCGCACACTCACGGATTCTGCGTCAAAGGCAGCTTTACGCCGACGGCCGAAGCGGCAAGTCTGTCCAAAGCCCCGCATTTCAATTCCAAAACGCCGGTCAACGTCATCGGGCGCTTTTCGATGGGCGGCGGAGCGCCCGATGCTTCGAACGCGCAGAAGGATAATGTGCGCGGCCTAGCCCTGCATTTCGACATCGGCGGCGGCAACACGACCGATCTCGTCATGATCTCGGCGCCGGTCTTCGTCGCCAAGGACCCGGATCAATTCCTGACGCTACTCACGACCGTCGCGACGAAGGACAAAGACAAAATCGGTGCATTCTTCAAAGCCAACCCGAACGCGACGCGGCAAGCCGAATGGCTCAACGCACGGCCGGTCCCGGCGAGCTATGCGACCGTCAACTACTGGGGCGTTCACGTCTTCACGCTCACAAATGCCGAAGGAAAGAAGCAGGTCATCAAGTACAAGGCGCTGCCGGTCGGCGGCGAAGTCGGCCTGTCGGATGATGAAGCAAAGGCGAAGGACCCTGATTTCTATCGTCCGGAACTCAAGGAGCGGCTTGCGAAAGGTCCGGCTGAGTTCACGCTGACGGCGATCCTTGGAGAACCGGGCGATCCGGCCGACGACCCGACCGCGTTCTGGCCGGAGGATCAGCGCAAATCCGTGACGCTCGGGACAATCTCGATCACCGACTTTGAAGACGACAAGACGTGCGATGCCGGGATTTTCGATCCGACGAACATCGCCGACGGCATTGAAGGCCCGGCGAACGACAAGATCTTTCCGATGCGCTCCGCCGCCTACGGCGTCTCGTTCGCGCGACGCACGAAGTAA
- a CDS encoding ArsR/SmtB family transcription factor: MPVDRLSETFAALADPTRRAILARLALGETSVSELAEPFDMSLPAVSKHLKVLERAGLIVRGRAAQWRPCRLEPTPLKDVDGWIEQYRKFWEQSFNRLDAYLRELQATEKIRGPNKSK, encoded by the coding sequence ATGCCCGTCGACCGCCTCAGCGAGACCTTTGCGGCTCTTGCCGATCCGACTCGGCGCGCGATTCTGGCGCGCCTGGCCCTCGGTGAAACGTCGGTCTCAGAGTTGGCAGAGCCGTTCGATATGAGTCTTCCCGCCGTCTCGAAGCATCTCAAAGTGCTCGAGCGAGCCGGTCTCATCGTGCGCGGACGCGCGGCACAATGGCGGCCGTGCCGTCTCGAACCCACGCCCCTGAAGGACGTCGACGGCTGGATCGAGCAATACCGGAAATTCTGGGAGCAAAGTTTCAATCGGCTCGATGCGTACCTGCGCGAGCTGCAAGCAACGGAGAAGATTCGTGGCCCAAACAAGAGTAAGTGA
- a CDS encoding SRPBCC family protein, which produces MAQTRVSEQRTEQRKAPAIEIVRVYDAPRMLVYQMWSTPDHLSKWSAPRGYTIPAARTDFREGGSWYARMLAADGEDHRVQGRYIEIIEGKRIVLTHAWLDESGMPGHETLISVAFEDVDEKTKMTFLQEDFDSTVSRDGMAAGWRECFDQLGEHLTHMAGPS; this is translated from the coding sequence GTGGCCCAAACAAGAGTAAGTGAGCAGCGTACTGAGCAAAGGAAAGCGCCGGCCATTGAGATCGTGCGTGTTTACGATGCGCCGCGCATGCTCGTCTATCAAATGTGGTCGACTCCGGATCACCTCAGCAAATGGTCGGCTCCGAGGGGATATACGATCCCTGCGGCGCGTACCGATTTCCGTGAAGGAGGCAGCTGGTATGCCCGGATGCTCGCTGCCGACGGCGAAGATCATCGCGTGCAGGGCCGTTATATTGAGATCATCGAGGGCAAACGCATCGTGCTGACACACGCGTGGCTCGATGAATCCGGAATGCCCGGCCACGAGACGCTGATCAGCGTCGCCTTCGAGGACGTGGATGAGAAAACGAAGATGACGTTCCTGCAGGAAGACTTCGATTCGACCGTGTCGCGGGACGGAATGGCCGCCGGGTGGAGAGAATGTTTTGATCAACTCGGCGAGCATCTCACGCACATGGCCGGGCCCTCCTGA